In one Plasmodium reichenowi strain SY57 chromosome 7, whole genome shotgun sequence genomic region, the following are encoded:
- a CDS encoding exported protein (PHISTb): protein MRKINRSNIIKPRGLLNKNNVNCKTCIIYSYDNEGKNKKKFKSFFNSLFSKRFGISIIGIICNGFSSNNTYSRILIETELPSSNENVLITSNNFLTNINIAPKRPKDKLSVEDAFGTVNRKLTDCHNKLQKNINKHGLWNNHTSLTFGYACSLLDSNNTDKEINKNIDQLITDHINNKQKMYMLWWDVMKNEKKKYNLTTKYLYKHHQNLIQKYKNIDQYTAEMQWKECRKYIILARIKYEKYINHIFYKWINKPTTKSSTFKKIVNKNRTLWKMLTNYIIHTYSQSMTYSYEYISKDIHNKNHHNPTHINKENYKNFISTTLGSSQTHNLNLLYNYEQFFQDIPHIDLDALDNIKEETQPIDDEQKIEEKKQISEMRTDFEEIQFIIKSEERISSLEESLYKPLPPLNEKEKQTDDLEKHNIISEQPVVQTEQEMVDTEQTNEHTLQSMVESIQPILQLEQPVEETLQSNINLIEPVIQSVHLVLEAEDPITETDQSIIQTVQLVIDSEQPTLETAQEVLEATREAIRTIQNAVKVITEVLRETQNLVKELQPISEQTHSRNMDIETHLTIKQATNIIQSSITKTQELVHQVQEIINKNDEETDENDDIFEDALDELPEN, encoded by the exons atgaGAAAAATTAACCGttctaatattattaaacCTAGAGgtttattaaataaaaataacgTAAACTGTAAAActtgtattatatattcttatgataatgaaggaaaaaacaaaaaaaaatttaaatcattttttaattcattattttctaaaCGTTTTGGTATATCTATTATTGGAATAATATGT aatgGATTTTCAAgtaataatacatattcCAGAATTTTAATTGAAACAGAACTTCCTTCTTCTAATGAAAATGTGTTAATAACTtcaaataattttcttaccaatattaatattgcACCTAAAAGGCCAAAAGATAAATTATCTGTTGAAGATGCATTCGGAACAGTAAATAGAAAATTAACAGATTGTCATAataaattacaaaaaaatataaataaacatgGGTTGTGGAATAATCATACGAGCCTTACTTTTGGTTATGCTTGTTCACTACTTGATAGTAATAATACGgataaagaaataaataaaaatatagatcAATTAATAACtgatcatataaataataaacaaaaaatgtatatgttATGGTGGGATGtaatgaaaaatgaaaaaaaaaaatataatttaacaacaaaatatttatataaacatcATCAAAACTTAATAcagaaatataaaaacattgATCAGTACACCGCAGAAATGCAATGGAAGGAATGTAGAAAATACATTATCTTAGCTAGAATAAAgtatgaaaaatatataaatcatatattcTATAAATGGATTAATAAACCTACAACCAAATCATctacatttaaaaaaattgtaaataaaaatagaacACTATGGAAAATGTTAActaattatattatacacaCATATTCACAATCTATGACATAttcatatgaatatattagTAAAGACATTCACAATAAAAATCATCACAATCCAACACATATAAAcaaagaaaattataaaaattttatatcaaCCACCTTAGGAAGTAGTCAAACACATAATTTAaacttattatataattatgaacaATTTTTTCAAGATATACCACATATTGATTTAGATGCATTAGACAATATCAAAGAAGAAACACAACCTATTGATGATGAACAAAaaatagaagaaaaaaaacaaataagTGAAATGCGCACAGATTTTGAAGAAATACAATTCATTATAAAATCAGAAGAAAGAATTAGTTCACTAGAAGAATCACTATATAAACCCTTACCACctttaaatgaaaaagaaaaacaaacCGATGACTTAGAAAAACACAACATAATATCAGAACAACCAGTAGTTCAAACTGAACAAGAAATGGTTGATACAGAACAAACAAATGAACATACACTGCAATCCATGGTAGAATCGATACAACCGATCCTTCAATTAGAACAACCAGTAGAGGAAACATTACAATCAAACATAAACTTAATAGAGCCCGTTATCCAATCAGTACATCTCGTTTTAGAAGCAGAAGATCCCATAACTGAAACTGATCAATCAATTATCCAAACGGTACAATTGGTTATTGATTCAGAACAGCCAACATTAGAAACTGCTCAAGAAGTACTTGAAGCAACAAGAGAAGCAATTCGTACAATACAAAATGCAGTAAAGGTAATAACAGAAGTGCTTAGAGAAACACAAAATTTAGTTAAAGAATTACAACCAATATCGGAACAAACACATAGCAGAAACATGGATATAGAAACACATTTGACAATAAAACAAGCTActaatataatacaatcTTCAATAACAAAAACACAAGAACTAGTTCACCAGGTAcaagaaattataaataaaaatgatgaagaaaCTGATGAAAATGATGACATATTTGAAGATGCTTTAGATGAACTTCCAGAAAATTAA
- a CDS encoding lysophospholipase, putative — translation MVSNELNSEQCKRINTKLDGTTSKSYFYNKDGLLLRTYSWIVKGAIGIFVLVHGLNSHIRFQFLRHNADIVSNDKVIIKDLDDYYIYKDSWIEKLNEKGYSVYGLDLQGHGESEGWENLRTNVKDFDDLVYDFLQYINIINDSIQSENEDNNSSLNMIENSMGDKHVPKKDVVKFDSCEKSLTKKNKHCPIPIYIMGLSMGGNIVLRALELLEKEIPSKKYMNIKGCISLSGMIMLEKLSSVNSIKFKSLYDIMKFVGNHFPKNRLFENFKFSKHPYINDLIYYDKLRYPKWITSQFAFQIFKAVENLREDINYMPKNIPLLFVHSKNDSVCSFEGTQKFFDDLDTSNKEFYPLDIMEHMLPMEPGNEQLLGKILDWIHNLNNKNNTSKENTSMKNIKKNLLNNI, via the coding sequence atGGTATCTAATGAATTAAATTCTGAACAGTGTAAAAGAATTAATACCAAATTAGATGGTACAACAAGTAAaagttatttttataataaggATGGTTTATTGTTAAGAACATATTCATGGATAGTAAAAGGAGCTATTGGTATATTTGTATTAGTACATGGTTTAAATTCACATATAAGGTTCCAATTTTTAAGACACAATGCAGATATAGTTAGTAATGATAaggtaataataaaagacttagatgattattatatatacaaagATAGTTGGatagaaaaattaaatgagAAAGGTTATTCAGTCTATGGTTTAGATTTACAAGGGCATGGAGAATCCGAAGGATGGGAAAATTTAAGAACGAATGTAAAAGATTTTGATGATTTAGTATATGAttttttacaatatattaatataattaatgaTTCTATACAATCCGAAAATGAGGataataattcttcatTAAATATGATTGAAAATTCTATGGGCGATAAGCATGTACCTAAAAAGGATGTTGTAAAATTTGATTCGTGTGAAAAAAGTCTaactaaaaaaaataaacattgCCCCATTCCAATATATATCATGGGTTTATCTATGGGAGGAAATATAGTTTTAAGAGCTCTAGAATTattagaaaaagaaataccctcgaagaaatatatgaatataaaaggATGTATATCTTTATCTGGAATGATAATGCTTGAAAAATTATCGTCAGTCAATTCTATTAAATTTAAGAGTCTTTATGATATAATGAAATTTGTGGGTAATCATTTTCCGAAAAATAGACtttttgaaaattttaaattttcgAAACATccatatattaatgatcttatatattatgataaattaAGATATCCAAAATGGATAACTAGTCAGTTCGCTTTTCAGATATTTAAAGCAGTTGAGAATTTAAGAGAggatataaattatatgccaaaaaatataccattattatttgttcatTCAAAAAATGATTCTGTATGCTCCTTTGAAGGGACCCAGAAATTTTTCGATGATCTTGATACTAGTAATAAAGAATTTTATCCTTTAGATATTATGGAACATATGTTACCTATGGAACCTGGAAATGAACAATTGTTAGGGAAAATCTTAGACTGGATACATaatttgaataataaaaataacactagtaaagaaaatacaagtatgaaaaatattaagaagaatttattgaataatatataa
- a CDS encoding sporozoite threonine and asparagine-rich protein, giving the protein MIHIFYKTAIFTLLIWTTLLYFIKNLKCNFYYNNNNLSTYVIKHNRFLSEYQSNFLGGGYSAALKLVNSKKTGTNVSTKYNSENNNTNNNIPESNSTYTNTRLAGNNSTTTSITKVTETNKTNIKLTGNNSTTINTNLTENTNATKKLTENVITNQILTGNNNTTTNTSSTEHNNNINTNTNSTGNTSTTKKLTENIITNQILTGNNNTTTNSSTTEHNNNINTNTNSTDNSNTNTNLTDNTTTTKKWTDNINTTQNLTTSTNTTTVSTDNNNNINTKPTDNNNTDIKSTDNYNTGTKETDNKNTDIKATDNNNITITTDNTNTNVISTDSSKTNVISKDNSNTNTISTDNSKTNVISTDNNNTYTISTDNDNTDTKATDNNNNTDTKATDNNNNTDTKATDNNNNTDTKATDNNNTDTKATDNNNTNTKATDNNNTNTKATDNNNTNTKATDNNNTNTKATDNNNTNTKATDNNNTNTKATDNNNTNTKATDNNNTNTKATDNNNNNTNQYVFANNYDETTSDDKLNKDSCDNSEEKENIKSMINAYLDKLDLETVRKIHSDISTCIEKKNNPRNQITHLNNLKNMYNIIKFIVVIYIAFNWSEVIYKYVGKLILAFALYMLLN; this is encoded by the exons atgatacatattttttataagacAGCCATATTTACTCTCTTAATCTGGACAACActgttatattttatcaaa aatttaaaatgtaatttttattataataacaacaattTATCAACATACGTTATAAAGCATAACAGATTTTTATCAGAATATCAATCGAACTTTCTTGGTGGGGGATATAGTGCAGCTTTAAAATTAGTAAATAGTAAAAAAACCGGAACAAATGTAAgtacaaaatataattcagaaaataacaatacaaataataatataccaGAAAGTAATAGTACATATACAAATACAAGGTTAGCAGGAAATAATAGTACAACTACAAGCATTACAAAAGTAACAGAAActaataaaacaaatattaaattaacAGGAAACAATAGTACAACtataaatacaaatttAACAGAAAATACTAATGCAACCAAAAAATTAACCGAAAATGTTATTACAAATCAAATATTAACAGGAAATAACAATACAACCACAAATACATCATCAACagaacataataataatattaacacAAATACAAATTCAACAGGAAATACTAGTACTACCAAAAAATTAACcgaaaatattattacaaatCAAATATTAACAGGAAATAACAATACAACCACAAATTCATCCACGACagaacataataataatattaacacAAATACAAATTCAACAGATAATAGTAATACTAATACAAATTTAACCGATAATACTACTACAACTAAAAAGTGGActgataatataaacacaACACAAAATTTAACAACAAGTACTAATACAACTACAGTATCAAcggataataataataatataaatacaaaacccactgataataataacacaGATATAAAATCGACAGATAATTATAACACAGGCACAAAGGAAACAGATAATAAGAACACAGACATAAAAGCAACagacaataataatattacaataaCCACGGATAATACTAATACAAATGTAATATCAACAGATAGTAGTAAAACAAATGTAATATCAAAAGATAATAGTAATACAAATACAATATCAACAGATAATAGTAAAACAAATGTAATATCAActgataataataatacatatacaaTATCTACagataatgataatacaGATACAAAAGCAAcagataataataataatacagATACAAAAGCAAcagataataataataatacagATACAAAAGCAAcagataataataataatacagATACAAAAGCAAcagataataataatacagATACAAAAGCAAcagataataataatacaaatacaAAAGCAAcagataataataatacaaatacaAAAGCAAcagataataataatacaaatacaAAAGCAActgataataataatacaaatacaAAAGCAAcagataataataatacaaatacaAAAGCAActgataataataatacaaatacaAAAGCAActgataataataatacaaatacaAAAGCAAcagataataataatacaaatacaAAAGCAAcagataataataataataatacaaacCAATATGTCTTTGCTAACAATTATGATGAAACAACTTCTGATGATAAACTAAATAAAGATTCATGTGATAATTcagaagaaaaagaaaatataaaatcgATGATTAACGCTTATTTAGACAAGTTAGATTTAGAAACTGTTCGTAAAATACATTCAGATATAAGTACATgtattgaaaaaaaaaataatccTAGGAATCAAATAACACATTTAaacaatttaaaaaatatgtataatataattaaatttatagtggttatatatattgctTTTAATTGGAGTgaagtaatatataaatatgtagGAAAATTAATTTTAGCTTTTGctttatatatgttacTTAATTAA
- a CDS encoding small exported membrane protein 1, putative — MSQQQKQQNEEGATANTQEKKFNPARNPSQSGPYRHHGPQGRTPYMQLHKNHNNNMVNKISNYLGIENKELVEFGLNLFTYVIAIFIALQIYDYVTHRKCGYYKDMLAKIVRFQ; from the exons ATGAGTCAACAACAAAAACAACAAAACGAAGAAGGAGCCACCGCTAATACCCAAGAAAAGAAATTCAATCCTGCAAGAAACCCAAGCCAATCTGGTCCCTATCGTCATCATGGACCCCAAGGAAGAACACCATATATGCAACTCCACAAAAATCACAATAATAACATggtaaataaaataagtaATTATTTAGGAATTGAAAATAAGGAGTTGGTTGAATTTGGTTTAAATTTATTCACATATGTTATAGCTATATTTATTGCCttacaaatatatgattaC GTAACACATAGAAAATGTGGATACTACAAGGACATGTTGGCAAAAATTGTTAGATTCCAAG
- a CDS encoding putative exported protein (Plasmodium exported protein, unknown function) codes for MAYPLLEDDLRSIRVAFGTCPGNSTMQFGERFWQGFFFGVIIFFVLSKYIRSYKKRRGMREWKSSSVTKGRGYRRTIFDEDDNVDGHYKKTKSHGLLEEIEKRNGFDLNDDTTNSNHLGEGSHSAVHNLDGQKESQLYENNSDGNHSSQHSVGSHSVSSQEHKKEHSTHDLPVGRNHSLGNLSTGTASQGSTSSRHYSLGGQPSSSGRSFSGSKYSTSNLASSSTTESSISGLNTSEANV; via the exons ATGGCTTATCCTCTTTTAGAAGATGACTTAAGATCCATTAGGGTTGCTTTTGGAACTTGTCCTGGAAATAGCACAATGCAATTTGGAGAGAGATTTTGGCAaggatttttttttggtgtaattatattttttgtattgTCTAAATATATACGTTCATATAAGAAGAGAAGAGGAATG aGAGAATGGAAATCTTCTTCCGTAACAAAAGGTAGAGGATATCGTAGAACCATATTCgatgaagatgataatGTTGATGGCCactataaaaaaacaaaatcCCATGGATTACTTGAAGaaattgaaaaaagaaatggATTTGATTTAAATGATGATACAACAAACAGTAATCATTTGGGTGAAGGATCTCATAGTGCAGTGCATAATTTAGATGGACAAAAGGAAAGTcaattatatgaaaataattcaGATGGAAATCATTCATCTCAACATAGCGTAGGTAGTCACTCTGTTAGTAGTCAAGAACATAAGAAAGAACACAGTACTCATGATTTACCTGTAGGAAGAAATCATTCTTTAGGAAATCTTAGCACAGGAACTGCTTCACAAGGAAGTACATCATCGAGACATTATTCATTAGGAGGACAACCCTCATCATCAGGACGTTCTTTTAGTGGTTCGAAATATAGCACTAGCAATTTGGCTAGCTCAAGTACAACCGAAAGTAGCATATCTGGTTTAAACACTAGTGAAGCTAATGTATAA
- a CDS encoding chitinase precursor: MKFYISLFLIIFSFLSGSRTIGLKGMKQKTRTLEISTNKSNGSPKLHKPLSHVQPHRNSSQIFNCKCKYVYEDGTQEGNVVEGKNNY; encoded by the coding sequence AtgaaattttatatatcactctttttgattatattttctttccTATCGGGCTCACGTACCATAGGTCTTAAGGGAATGAAACAAAAAACAAGAACCCTAGAGATAAGTACCAATAAGAGCAATGGATCACCTAAATTACATAAGCCTTTATCACATGTTCAACCACATCGTAACTCTTCCCAAATATTTAATTGTAAATGCAAATATGTTTATGAAGATGGAACCCAGGAGGGCAACGTTGTAGAAGggaaaaataattattaa
- a CDS encoding centrin, putative yields MKLHVSLLYIFFLFLTFFNILKAQDNKNKVEETHEEQGEMTQEEKDEIYYEFVDYDLNKDGLIDAEEIVVTLKNMKKADFINFFNKVDLDSSGTISIDEYMLFINSN; encoded by the exons atgaaattaCATGTGAgcttattatatatttttttccttttcttaacattttttaacatattaaaaGCTCAA gataataaaaataaggtTGAAGAAACACATGAAGAGCAAGGTGAAATGACCcaagaagaaaaagacgaaatatattatgaatttGTTGATTATgatttaaataaagatg GATTAATTGATGCTGAAGAAATTGTTGTTAcgttaaaaaatatgaaaaaggcagattttataaatttttttaataaagtAGACTTAGATTCTTCTGGAACAA ttTCCATTGATGAATACATGTTATTTATAAACTCCAACTGA